From a region of the Bacillota bacterium genome:
- a CDS encoding TrkH family potassium uptake protein, translated as MSRQDLATVGLQTGRVLWGVAALMVIPMLVAVASREWAVVADFLSGAGVALVGGSALVIFCRRTPRRVTWTQGMVTVAVSWLVAMVICAIPSWLSGHYGSFGDACFDVMSGFTTTGLVLIQDLDHVSDGLNTWRHLLSYLGGQGMIVLALTFLARGLPGGYKLYVGEGKDERLLPSVVHTARAIWGISLVYLALGTLVLSMIAWREGMAPYRAFLHGMWVFMAAWSTGGFAPYSQSILFYHSAPFEVATMVFFVLGSLNFGLHHAVWTGNRREVLRNLETQAFAATSTALSLMVLGVLAARGVYTSAVDLFRKAVYQVLSAHTTTGFMTVYPAQIPGQWGDLALLGLTLAMVLGGSASSTAGGFKGIRVGLAVKTLSHEVRRLLVPESALVVTRFHFFRDFTLEGHHVRGALFIMGLYSLTFAVAATATVAAGYPLDRSLFEAASATGNVGLTVGITSPTMPWFLKALYVVVMWAGRLEFMAVLVLLGYAVYRRRLP; from the coding sequence GTGAGCCGGCAAGACCTGGCGACCGTGGGGCTCCAGACCGGTCGGGTGCTGTGGGGTGTGGCGGCCCTGATGGTCATCCCCATGCTGGTGGCGGTGGCCTCCCGCGAATGGGCGGTGGTGGCCGACTTTCTCAGCGGGGCCGGGGTGGCCCTGGTGGGGGGTTCGGCCCTGGTCATCTTCTGCCGGCGCACTCCCCGGAGGGTAACCTGGACCCAGGGGATGGTCACCGTGGCCGTTTCTTGGTTGGTGGCCATGGTGATATGCGCCATCCCCAGTTGGTTGAGCGGTCACTACGGTTCCTTCGGCGATGCCTGCTTCGACGTCATGAGCGGGTTCACCACCACCGGCCTCGTTCTGATTCAGGACCTCGACCATGTCTCCGACGGCCTCAACACCTGGCGGCATCTGCTGTCGTACCTGGGAGGCCAGGGAATGATTGTCCTGGCCCTCACTTTCCTGGCGCGGGGGCTGCCGGGCGGATACAAGCTCTACGTGGGGGAGGGCAAGGACGAGCGACTGCTGCCCAGCGTCGTCCACACTGCCCGCGCCATCTGGGGGATCAGCCTGGTGTACCTGGCATTGGGTACGCTGGTGCTGAGCATGATCGCCTGGCGCGAGGGCATGGCCCCTTACCGGGCCTTCCTGCACGGCATGTGGGTGTTCATGGCTGCCTGGAGCACGGGTGGTTTTGCTCCTTACAGCCAGAGCATCCTTTTTTACCACAGCGCCCCCTTCGAAGTGGCCACCATGGTGTTCTTCGTCCTGGGCTCATTGAACTTCGGCCTTCACCATGCGGTGTGGACGGGAAACCGGCGCGAGGTGCTGCGCAACCTGGAAACCCAGGCCTTTGCCGCCACCTCCACCGCGCTGTCCCTGATGGTGCTGGGGGTGCTGGCCGCCCGGGGCGTGTACACTTCTGCCGTGGATCTGTTCCGTAAGGCGGTATATCAGGTCCTCTCCGCCCACACAACCACGGGATTCATGACCGTGTATCCCGCCCAGATCCCGGGGCAGTGGGGTGACCTGGCCCTGCTGGGACTGACTCTGGCCATGGTACTGGGCGGGTCCGCCAGCTCCACCGCCGGTGGGTTCAAGGGCATCCGGGTGGGGCTGGCGGTCAAGACCCTCTCCCATGAGGTGCGCCGGCTGCTGGTGCCGGAATCTGCCCTGGTGGTCACCAGGTTTCACTTTTTCCGGGATTTCACCCTGGAGGGTCATCACGTGCGGGGGGCACTGTTCATCATGGGTCTGTACAGTCTGACGTTCGCGGTGGCAGCCACCGCTACCGTGGCGGCTGGATATCCCCTCGACCGTTCCCTTTTCGAGGCGGCGTCCGCCACCGGGAACGTGGGTCTCACGGTGGGCATCACTTCTCCCACCATGCCCTGGTTTCTCAAGGCGCTGTATGTGGTGGTGATGTGGGCGGGGCGGCTCGAGTTCATGGCGGTCCTGGTACTCCTGGGATACGCGGTCTACCGGCGGAGGCTACCTTGA
- a CDS encoding YlzJ-like family protein, translated as MLWTPMAEEAVMIDPRSYDRDIIEITYHGKRLLVEPISATQARVVRLISTDPADFLRPDLQPGRVVPLLR; from the coding sequence ATGTTGTGGACGCCCATGGCCGAAGAGGCGGTGATGATCGATCCCCGCAGTTACGACCGCGATATCATCGAGATAACCTACCACGGAAAACGTCTGCTGGTGGAGCCCATTTCCGCCACCCAGGCCCGCGTGGTCAGGCTCATCTCCACCGATCCCGCCGACTTCCTGCGACCTGACCTCCAACCCGGCCGCGTGGTTCCCCTGCTCCGCTGA
- a CDS encoding class II aldolase/adducin family protein, protein MGEQEARLREEMVRYGNLLLERALVTGTGGNISVRLPDDRGMLITPSGMPYAEIGPEDIVRVDLAGNVLGGTRRPSIERLMHLEIYRRRPDVGAIVHAHPPFCTAVAACRRDLEPITDVIAAVFGGPVRTSAYARVGTPELACNVAEVLGQGRAALIANHGAVTVGPDLASAFDLCIILESCAQVFVYAHLLGQPVVLPPEVVREEKEDLARRYGQR, encoded by the coding sequence ATGGGCGAGCAGGAAGCCAGGTTGCGAGAAGAGATGGTGCGTTACGGCAACCTGCTCCTCGAGCGCGCGCTGGTCACGGGGACGGGCGGGAACATAAGTGTTCGCCTTCCGGATGACAGGGGGATGTTGATCACCCCCAGCGGGATGCCTTACGCCGAGATCGGGCCGGAAGACATCGTGAGGGTGGATCTTGCGGGTAACGTGCTGGGCGGGACGCGCCGGCCCTCGATCGAGAGACTCATGCACCTGGAGATATACCGGCGCCGGCCCGATGTGGGGGCCATCGTGCACGCCCACCCTCCGTTCTGTACCGCGGTGGCGGCGTGTCGCCGGGACCTGGAGCCCATCACCGACGTGATTGCGGCCGTCTTCGGGGGTCCCGTGCGCACTTCCGCGTACGCCCGCGTGGGCACTCCCGAGTTAGCGTGCAACGTGGCTGAGGTCCTGGGCCAGGGGCGGGCGGCCCTCATCGCCAACCACGGCGCGGTGACGGTCGGGCCCGACCTGGCTTCGGCATTTGACCTCTGTATCATACTGGAATCCTGTGCCCAGGTCTTCGTTTACGCCCATCTGTTGGGGCAGCCGGTGGTCTTGCCGCCGGAGGTGGTAAGGGAGGAGAAAGAGGACCTGGCCAGGCGCTACGGGCAGCGCTGA
- a CDS encoding chorismate mutase translates to MRRRGVLLRGVRGAILIPDDAGGGRAAVQELLRALVDANGILLEDLAAALFSLPPELAGLRAAQAAREMGWDHVPLFELSQPARADDLPRCLRVLLLWNTDRSQGDVRHIYLGEAVRLRPDLVCGEEEER, encoded by the coding sequence TTGCGGAGGCGAGGCGTTTTGTTGCGTGGGGTGCGAGGAGCTATTTTGATCCCGGACGATGCCGGAGGGGGACGCGCGGCAGTGCAGGAACTGCTGCGGGCCCTGGTGGACGCGAACGGAATCCTGTTGGAGGATCTGGCAGCCGCGCTGTTCAGCCTTCCCCCGGAACTGGCCGGGTTGCGGGCAGCACAGGCAGCCCGCGAGATGGGGTGGGATCATGTTCCCCTCTTTGAGTTGAGCCAGCCCGCCCGTGCCGATGACCTGCCCCGCTGCCTGCGGGTGCTGCTCTTGTGGAACACCGACCGTTCCCAGGGCGACGTCCGCCACATCTATCTGGGAGAGGCAGTCCGGCTGCGCCCGGACCTGGTCTGTGGGGAGGAGGAGGAACGGTGA
- a CDS encoding prephenate dehydrogenase/arogenate dehydrogenase family protein: MMGGGDPHFSWKGRPVGVVGLGLMGGSWAGAARPLVGTLHGCDRAPEARAGALARGLVDAAWEAPGPWLGHCDLVVLAVPPGVAGEMARSCLDYMKAGSILTDVCSVKEAVVAEVAPLLEGRGVSYVPGHPLAGKERSGLDAACPDLFRGAPYVLCDPLPSGRAEPAWQALAVLVRAMGARPVRVGPDDHDRLVAASSHLPYLVAVAMTRVVGAVQAGGVPATALVSSGFRDTTRVALSPPDLWADILVRNPALGEVARMVLAELQMILGVVREEPGGLARLLEEGRAVRDQIDRQRPEYERHGLPRTRDCRPKGGEGST, translated from the coding sequence ATGATGGGCGGCGGTGATCCTCACTTTAGCTGGAAGGGGCGGCCCGTCGGGGTGGTCGGTCTGGGCCTGATGGGAGGGTCGTGGGCGGGGGCGGCCCGCCCACTAGTGGGGACCCTGCACGGTTGCGATCGGGCCCCGGAAGCGAGGGCGGGCGCCCTGGCCCGGGGGCTCGTCGATGCCGCCTGGGAGGCACCCGGTCCCTGGCTGGGGCATTGTGACCTGGTGGTGCTGGCGGTGCCCCCCGGGGTTGCAGGCGAGATGGCCAGGTCCTGCCTCGACTACATGAAGGCTGGGTCCATCCTCACCGACGTATGCAGCGTCAAGGAAGCGGTGGTCGCAGAGGTAGCACCCCTGTTGGAGGGAAGAGGAGTGAGCTACGTTCCCGGACACCCCCTGGCGGGAAAGGAAAGGTCTGGCCTCGATGCCGCCTGCCCCGATCTCTTCCGGGGGGCTCCCTACGTGTTGTGCGATCCCTTGCCCTCCGGGAGGGCGGAGCCCGCCTGGCAGGCACTGGCCGTCCTGGTACGGGCCATGGGGGCGCGACCCGTGCGTGTTGGGCCTGATGATCACGACCGCCTGGTGGCAGCTTCCAGCCACCTGCCCTACCTGGTGGCGGTGGCCATGACCCGGGTGGTGGGGGCAGTGCAGGCAGGGGGAGTGCCCGCCACCGCCCTGGTTTCCTCCGGGTTCCGAGATACCACCCGGGTGGCCCTGTCGCCCCCCGACCTGTGGGCCGACATCCTGGTGCGCAATCCGGCCCTGGGCGAGGTCGCCCGGATGGTGCTGGCCGAGCTGCAGATGATCCTCGGGGTCGTCCGGGAAGAACCGGGTGGACTGGCCCGTCTGCTGGAAGAAGGCCGGGCCGTGCGCGACCAGATAGACCGGCAGCGTCCGGAATATGAGCGACACGGGCTGCCCCGGACCCGGGACTGCCGGCCGAAGGGTGGGGAGGGATCAACGTGA
- a CDS encoding undecaprenyl-diphosphate phosphatase, which translates to MSGTKRTVRYVSLTWAAVLGVVQGLTEFLPVSSSGHLVILQGLTGVKMPGVTFEVAVHLGTLLAVLIALWPDVKMLLHAIFGPPPRQIRFAHQRRSQRQLLAMILLALVPTGVIGLAGKDFFERLFTSPRAAAWALLVTGAVLAVTPSLSGGRTRLLAVRGRQALAVGTAQALAIVPGLSRSGLTIAAGLACGMEPDAAARFSFLLSIPAILGAAAVDALDALGSGGLALAAAPLLVGAVTATLVGVISVRWMLRLVRQGSLRSFAYYCWAVGIITLAATYLHPY; encoded by the coding sequence ATGTCCGGAACGAAAAGGACGGTGAGGTACGTGTCCCTGACATGGGCTGCGGTCCTGGGGGTCGTCCAGGGTCTGACCGAGTTTCTCCCCGTGTCCAGCTCCGGCCACCTGGTAATCCTGCAGGGGCTGACCGGGGTGAAGATGCCGGGTGTCACTTTCGAGGTGGCCGTGCACCTGGGGACCCTACTGGCCGTTCTCATCGCCCTGTGGCCCGACGTGAAGATGCTGCTTCACGCGATTTTCGGGCCTCCCCCTCGCCAGATTCGGTTTGCCCACCAGCGCCGTAGCCAGCGCCAGCTCCTGGCCATGATCCTGCTGGCCCTGGTCCCCACCGGGGTCATAGGCCTGGCGGGCAAGGACTTCTTCGAGCGGCTGTTCACATCTCCCCGTGCGGCGGCCTGGGCCCTGCTGGTCACCGGCGCGGTCCTGGCCGTCACTCCCTCGCTTTCGGGGGGTCGCACCCGCCTCCTTGCGGTGAGGGGACGCCAGGCGCTGGCCGTCGGCACCGCCCAGGCGCTGGCCATCGTGCCGGGGCTTTCCCGCTCCGGCCTCACCATCGCAGCCGGCCTGGCCTGCGGGATGGAACCGGATGCCGCCGCCCGCTTCTCGTTCCTGCTTTCCATCCCCGCCATCCTGGGAGCCGCCGCCGTGGACGCCCTGGATGCCCTGGGCAGCGGCGGCCTGGCCCTCGCAGCCGCGCCACTCCTGGTGGGGGCGGTAACCGCCACCCTGGTGGGCGTGATCAGCGTGCGCTGGATGCTGCGTCTGGTGCGGCAGGGATCCCTGCGGTCATTTGCCTACTACTGCTGGGCAGTCGGGATCATCACCCTGGCGGCCACCTACCTGCATCCTTACTGA
- the aroF gene encoding 3-deoxy-7-phosphoheptulonate synthase, producing MIVVMLPSATAEQTDRVVGEVRSRGLEAHVSRGEKCTVIGVVGNTADIDPEDLGALPGVERVVRVMKPYRLAHREAQPGGTRVTVRWNGGSVTVGGKEIVLAAGPCAVEDEQGLLETARAVRRSGAVMLRGGVFKPRTSPYSFQGLGREGLLMLARAREETGLAIVTEVMAPEQVPLVAAYADMLQIGTRNMFNYPLLKAAGRTSRPVLLKRGMMATVEEWLLAAEYILAEGNPNVILCERGIRTFEGFTRNTLDLSAVPVVKSLSHLPVWVDPSHGTGRADLVIPMARAAVAAGADGLLVEVHGSPAAARSDGAQSLTPDQFDRLVEECRAVAGALGRSLATPCVDVACQEAAG from the coding sequence GTGATCGTAGTCATGCTACCCTCTGCTACGGCGGAGCAGACGGACAGAGTGGTCGGAGAGGTACGCAGCCGGGGCCTGGAAGCGCACGTTTCCCGGGGGGAAAAGTGCACCGTCATCGGGGTGGTAGGGAACACTGCAGACATCGACCCCGAAGATCTGGGTGCCCTGCCGGGCGTCGAGCGGGTGGTGAGGGTGATGAAACCCTACCGGCTGGCTCATCGCGAGGCCCAGCCGGGGGGGACGCGGGTCACGGTACGCTGGAACGGCGGCAGCGTCACCGTGGGAGGAAAGGAGATCGTCCTGGCGGCGGGACCCTGCGCGGTGGAGGATGAGCAGGGCCTGCTGGAGACGGCCCGGGCCGTGAGGCGCTCAGGGGCAGTTATGCTGCGGGGAGGGGTGTTCAAGCCTCGCACCTCTCCGTACAGCTTCCAGGGCCTGGGGCGGGAGGGATTGCTCATGCTGGCCCGTGCCCGGGAGGAGACCGGCCTGGCCATTGTGACCGAGGTCATGGCTCCCGAACAGGTCCCCCTGGTGGCGGCTTACGCGGATATGCTGCAAATCGGCACCCGCAACATGTTCAACTACCCGCTCCTGAAGGCGGCGGGCAGAACCTCCCGCCCCGTGTTGCTCAAGCGGGGGATGATGGCCACCGTGGAAGAGTGGTTGCTGGCGGCCGAGTACATCCTGGCGGAGGGGAACCCCAACGTGATCCTGTGCGAGCGGGGGATCCGGACTTTCGAAGGGTTCACCCGTAACACCCTGGATCTGAGCGCGGTACCGGTGGTGAAATCCCTTTCTCACCTGCCGGTGTGGGTTGACCCCAGCCACGGGACGGGCCGGGCCGATCTGGTGATCCCCATGGCCCGGGCAGCCGTGGCCGCCGGGGCCGACGGGTTGCTGGTGGAGGTGCACGGTTCTCCGGCCGCGGCTCGCTCCGATGGTGCCCAGTCTCTCACGCCGGACCAATTCGACCGCCTGGTGGAAGAGTGCCGGGCAGTGGCCGGGGCACTGGGGCGCAGCCTGGCGACACCCTGCGTTGACGTTGCCTGCCAGGAGGCGGCCGGATGA
- a CDS encoding HutP family protein: MALSISREEEAELKRTLSEHGIRTVAVDFGGEFYSTIPKAVERALVAAKREGVIRDTHLHLGAVAGATREAMVQMGTRAMGLNVGGKIAVAKGGEHLAVAVFAGVGLLHLDDVAVGLAHRAIPE; encoded by the coding sequence ATGGCCCTGTCCATCTCCCGTGAAGAAGAGGCAGAACTGAAGCGCACCCTAAGCGAACACGGCATACGAACGGTGGCGGTGGACTTCGGGGGAGAATTCTACTCCACCATCCCCAAAGCGGTAGAGAGGGCACTGGTGGCCGCCAAGCGAGAGGGCGTCATCCGTGACACCCACCTGCACCTGGGAGCAGTGGCCGGTGCCACCCGGGAGGCCATGGTGCAGATGGGCACCCGGGCCATGGGGCTTAACGTGGGGGGCAAGATCGCGGTGGCCAAGGGGGGCGAGCACCTGGCGGTGGCCGTATTCGCCGGGGTGGGCCTCCTTCACCTGGACGACGTGGCCGTGGGACTCGCCCACCGGGCCATCCCCGAATAG
- a CDS encoding DNA translocase FtsK has protein sequence MTALGFPSSTGPVGVWLKRILRLLLGDAAYGLGATLLLLGAGLVWRHRGFAGVRRWLGATGLLLLGAAAVHAWALSVNRFSGLQEWEAARLGMGGGVLGRVVWLALTRAFGSAGAWLVGSAAALASALALTHVTVAQLLGLTARTARLAARAWRRLVHGLRRLFFVEVPQELIESTEEEASLTPTGSGLPAHVPVPAPPVAGPALPGEQLATREPPTPGAPGGQAATPGVPGGQGAPPTGVPAGQPPQAPPGSSPHAGARRQTRAANERQLTLDFQLYQLPPLTLLEKGRSRLPRSDREIADKARLIEETLASFGVQAQVVEVSRGPAVTRFEVHPGPGVKVSRITALADDIALSLAAADVRIEPRIPGKSAVGIEVPNRQISMVTLRDVLETPEFQQSPSPLTIALGKDVAGRPVVPTLDSLLHLLIAGATGSGKSVCLNAIISSILFKARPHEVKFILIDPKVVELSVFDGIPHLLAPVVAEPKKAAGVLRWVVEEMVQRWRLFADAGVRDIGRYNQAMIKDGNPLAALPFIVVVIDELADLMTVAPVELEEAVQRLAQMGRAAGIHLVMATQRPSADVVTGTIKANIPSRVAFTVASQVDSRIVLDMPGAERLVGRGDMLFLPMGATKPIRAQGAYISEQELEALVTHCSAQASPQFEQRILQVETGEETQEMEDDLFPQAVRVVVEARQASASLLQRRLRVGYTRAARLIDMMEARGFVSAYDGTRPREVFLTLEEYRRLFESGRRE, from the coding sequence ATGACCGCCCTCGGGTTCCCGTCATCTACGGGACCTGTGGGGGTCTGGCTGAAACGGATCCTGCGCCTCCTGCTCGGCGATGCCGCTTACGGCCTGGGGGCGACCCTGCTCCTTCTGGGTGCCGGCCTGGTGTGGCGCCATCGGGGCTTCGCCGGAGTCAGACGCTGGTTGGGAGCCACGGGACTCCTCCTGCTGGGGGCAGCCGCTGTCCACGCCTGGGCCCTATCGGTTAACCGCTTCTCGGGCCTCCAGGAATGGGAGGCCGCCCGCCTGGGTATGGGCGGGGGCGTCCTGGGCCGGGTAGTCTGGCTGGCACTCACCCGGGCCTTCGGCAGCGCGGGGGCGTGGCTGGTGGGAAGCGCCGCTGCCCTGGCAAGTGCTCTGGCCCTGACGCACGTCACCGTCGCCCAGTTACTGGGGCTGACTGCCCGGACTGCCCGCCTGGCGGCCAGAGCATGGAGGAGGCTGGTGCACGGCCTGCGCCGGCTGTTCTTCGTGGAGGTACCGCAGGAACTGATCGAGTCGACGGAAGAGGAAGCATCCCTGACCCCCACCGGCAGCGGGTTGCCGGCCCATGTGCCCGTTCCTGCCCCTCCCGTGGCGGGGCCCGCCCTGCCGGGCGAGCAGTTGGCCACCCGGGAACCGCCCACCCCCGGGGCACCCGGCGGGCAGGCGGCCACCCCCGGGGTGCCCGGCGGGCAGGGGGCTCCCCCGACGGGGGTGCCGGCCGGGCAGCCCCCGCAGGCACCACCGGGTTCCTCTCCCCATGCTGGCGCCCGCCGGCAGACCCGGGCTGCGAACGAACGTCAGTTGACCCTTGACTTTCAGCTGTACCAGTTGCCGCCCCTGACTCTTCTGGAGAAGGGTCGCTCGCGCCTGCCCCGCAGCGACCGGGAGATCGCCGACAAGGCCCGCCTGATCGAGGAAACCCTGGCCTCCTTTGGTGTGCAGGCCCAAGTTGTGGAGGTCAGCCGGGGCCCCGCCGTCACCCGGTTCGAAGTCCACCCGGGGCCGGGCGTCAAGGTATCACGCATCACGGCGCTGGCCGACGACATCGCCCTCTCCCTGGCGGCGGCGGACGTGCGCATCGAGCCGCGGATACCCGGCAAATCCGCCGTGGGCATCGAGGTCCCCAACCGCCAGATCTCCATGGTCACCCTGCGCGATGTGCTGGAGACCCCCGAGTTCCAGCAATCCCCCTCCCCGCTCACCATCGCCCTGGGGAAGGACGTGGCCGGGCGACCGGTGGTCCCCACCCTGGATAGCCTCCTGCACCTGCTCATCGCGGGGGCCACGGGCTCCGGAAAGAGCGTGTGCCTGAACGCCATCATCTCGAGCATCCTCTTCAAAGCCCGCCCCCACGAAGTCAAGTTCATCCTCATCGACCCCAAAGTGGTGGAACTCAGCGTATTCGACGGGATTCCCCACCTGCTGGCGCCGGTGGTGGCCGAGCCCAAGAAGGCAGCCGGGGTGCTGCGGTGGGTGGTAGAAGAAATGGTCCAGCGTTGGCGGCTCTTCGCCGACGCCGGGGTACGGGACATCGGACGCTACAACCAGGCCATGATCAAGGACGGCAATCCCCTGGCCGCGCTCCCCTTCATCGTGGTAGTGATCGACGAACTGGCCGACCTGATGACGGTGGCTCCCGTGGAACTAGAGGAAGCCGTGCAGCGCCTCGCCCAGATGGGGCGGGCGGCGGGCATCCACCTGGTGATGGCCACGCAGCGCCCGTCCGCCGATGTGGTGACGGGCACCATCAAGGCCAACATCCCTTCCCGGGTGGCGTTTACCGTAGCTTCCCAGGTGGATTCTCGGATCGTCCTGGACATGCCGGGAGCCGAGCGCCTGGTGGGGCGCGGCGACATGCTCTTCTTGCCCATGGGAGCCACCAAACCGATCAGGGCCCAGGGAGCGTATATCTCGGAGCAGGAACTGGAAGCCCTGGTCACCCACTGCTCTGCTCAGGCCAGCCCCCAGTTTGAGCAGCGTATCCTGCAGGTTGAAACCGGGGAAGAGACCCAGGAGATGGAAGATGACCTGTTCCCGCAGGCGGTGCGGGTGGTGGTGGAAGCCCGCCAGGCGTCCGCTTCCCTCCTGCAACGGCGTCTGCGGGTGGGCTACACCCGGGCCGCCCGCCTGATAGACATGATGGAGGCCCGCGGGTTCGTGAGCGCGTACGACGGCACCCGTCCCCGCGAGGTATTCCTGACCCTGGAGGAATACCGACGCCTCTTCGAGTCAGGGCGCAGGGAATAA
- a CDS encoding MFS transporter gives MSKEFRNVALATLALEFALGVQRGVYPNFVAQVLGIGADQLGVVESIREIPGLLTVVLGAAAVFFRQSTFTALTLLVTALGLGLYALTSTFWHLVVATLVVSVGFHLFYPLQSAMVLRIASPQERATRLGQVNSVTAAASLLAMGVVLFLTRGLGFYNYSAFFALGAGAACAGALALYFQGGDGGGRLRRPLLFRRAYISYYVLTFLAGSRRHMYMTFAAFALVKLYHTPLTVMMVLMAISNVVAILTRPLLGRLIDRWGEQRSLMLNYAVIIPLFLAYGFLPYPRLLYCVYVLDSAMFGFEIAISSHLAKIAPPEDLASTLAAGGTVNHIAGVLVPFAGGLLWAAWGPGATFLGGALLGLASLWYSAGLSAVQISREVLMCRQDRTT, from the coding sequence GTGAGCAAAGAATTCCGCAACGTGGCCCTGGCCACCCTGGCCCTGGAGTTCGCGCTGGGGGTGCAGCGGGGGGTATATCCCAACTTCGTGGCGCAGGTGCTGGGCATCGGGGCGGACCAGTTGGGAGTGGTGGAGAGCATCCGCGAAATACCGGGATTGCTCACGGTGGTGCTGGGGGCGGCCGCAGTGTTTTTCCGCCAGTCCACCTTCACCGCACTCACCCTGCTCGTCACCGCCCTGGGCCTGGGCCTGTACGCCCTGACCAGCACCTTCTGGCACCTGGTCGTGGCTACCCTGGTGGTATCGGTGGGATTCCACCTATTTTACCCCCTGCAGTCCGCCATGGTGCTGCGCATCGCCTCACCGCAGGAAAGGGCCACTCGCCTGGGTCAGGTGAACTCCGTCACCGCCGCTGCCTCTTTGCTTGCCATGGGAGTGGTGCTGTTCCTCACCCGGGGGCTGGGCTTTTACAATTACAGCGCCTTCTTCGCGCTGGGTGCCGGCGCAGCCTGCGCCGGGGCCCTCGCGCTCTACTTCCAGGGGGGCGACGGTGGGGGTCGACTCCGTCGCCCTCTGCTGTTCCGCCGGGCCTACATCTCCTACTACGTCCTCACCTTCCTGGCAGGGTCCCGGCGCCACATGTACATGACTTTTGCCGCGTTTGCCCTGGTAAAGCTGTACCACACCCCCCTCACCGTGATGATGGTGCTCATGGCCATCTCCAACGTGGTGGCCATCCTCACCCGGCCCCTACTGGGACGCCTCATAGACCGCTGGGGTGAGCAACGCAGCCTCATGCTCAACTATGCCGTCATCATCCCACTCTTCCTGGCCTACGGCTTCCTCCCTTACCCCCGGCTCCTCTATTGCGTTTACGTCCTGGACAGCGCCATGTTCGGATTCGAGATAGCGATCTCCAGCCACCTGGCCAAGATCGCCCCACCCGAAGACCTGGCGTCCACCCTGGCGGCGGGTGGTACCGTCAACCACATCGCCGGGGTACTGGTTCCCTTTGCCGGAGGCCTCCTGTGGGCGGCCTGGGGTCCGGGTGCCACCTTCCTGGGGGGTGCCCTGCTGGGATTGGCTTCCCTGTGGTACAGTGCCGGGCTTTCCGCCGTGCAGATCAGCCGGGAGGTGCTAATGTGTCGACAAGACCGGACAACCTGA
- a CDS encoding ATP-dependent Clp protease proteolytic subunit, whose product MADRTRLGTTIPVREPPGAAPGPVAPGTTPAPAPRAGKRRRTPDKPAPGPVAAWAEDSSVPGVPSNIHCLVVVGQIEGHILLPSQNKTTKYEHVLPQLVAVEQSDSIEGLLVILNTVGGDVEAGLAIAEMLASMKKPRVSLVLGGGHSIGMPLAIACDYSFIASTATVTVHPIRLSGMIIGVPQTFEYLEKMQDRVVKFVVSHSRISEEKYRELMFRTGELARDIGTVLVGKDAVDVGLIDEVGGLQEALARLEDLIAERKHQAKNPGRDRPQGAAGQPAPAGNVPAPPAPAGDVPPTSSAPQQDGAKTRQPG is encoded by the coding sequence GTGGCAGACAGGACACGGCTGGGCACGACGATTCCCGTACGGGAACCACCCGGGGCGGCGCCGGGGCCCGTCGCACCCGGAACGACGCCCGCGCCTGCCCCAAGAGCAGGGAAGCGCCGGCGCACCCCCGACAAACCCGCTCCCGGTCCCGTGGCCGCCTGGGCCGAGGACAGTTCCGTGCCCGGTGTGCCCAGCAACATCCACTGTCTGGTGGTTGTGGGTCAGATCGAGGGGCACATCCTGCTCCCTTCCCAGAACAAGACCACCAAGTACGAGCACGTCCTCCCCCAGCTGGTGGCCGTCGAGCAGAGCGATTCCATAGAAGGACTCCTGGTGATCCTCAATACCGTGGGTGGGGATGTGGAGGCCGGGCTGGCCATCGCCGAGATGCTGGCTTCCATGAAGAAACCCCGGGTTTCCCTGGTCCTGGGAGGAGGCCATTCCATAGGGATGCCCCTGGCCATCGCGTGCGATTACTCCTTCATCGCCAGCACCGCCACCGTCACGGTCCATCCCATCCGACTCAGCGGCATGATCATAGGGGTCCCCCAGACCTTCGAGTACCTGGAGAAAATGCAGGACAGGGTGGTAAAGTTCGTCGTAAGCCACTCCCGCATCAGCGAAGAAAAGTACCGCGAATTGATGTTCCGCACCGGGGAACTCGCCCGCGACATCGGCACGGTGCTGGTGGGCAAGGACGCCGTGGACGTGGGCCTTATAGACGAGGTGGGCGGGCTCCAGGAAGCCCTGGCCAGGCTGGAGGATCTCATTGCCGAGAGGAAACACCAGGCCAAGAACCCCGGACGAGACCGGCCGCAAGGTGCCGCAGGCCAGCCAGCCCCCGCCGGCAACGTTCCCGCACCCCCGGCCCCCGCCGGTGACGTTCCCCCGACCTCGTCCGCCCCACAACAGGACGGTGCTAAAACACGACAGCCGGGGTGA